One Nicotiana sylvestris chromosome 12, ASM39365v2, whole genome shotgun sequence genomic window carries:
- the LOC104212108 gene encoding uncharacterized protein, with protein sequence MDCTLKISSSSVCLPKFSPISIFNRSTGLFFPRPIFRNTPNNVISQSPSPRAMQINGVGDAHKRISSLESLFCYDKSVPEERIEKPTGLSLAKKSIGDNPHCPGCEAKGAVLCTTCSGTGLYVDSIMESQGIIVKVRCLGCGGSGNIMCSDCGGRGHLALA encoded by the exons ATGGATTGTACGTTAAAGATATCATCTTCCTCAGTTTGCCTTCCCAAATTTTCGCCAATTTCGATTTTCAACAGGAGCACAGGCTTGTTCTTTCCAAGACCCATTTTCAGAAATACCCCAAACAATGTTATTTCTCAATCTCCCTCACCACGG GCAATGCAAATAAATGGTGTAGGTGATGCTCACAAACGAATAAGCAGTCTTGAATCTCTGTTTTGCTATGATAAGTCTGTACCAGAGGAAAGAATTGAGAAGCCAACTGGATTGTCCTTGGCCAAGAAAAGTATTGGAGATAATCCTCATTGTCCCGGATGTGAAGCTAAAGGTGCTGTCCTTTGCACCACCTGCTCCGGTACAGGGCTATATGTTGATTCTATAATGGAAAGTCAGGGGATAATTGTCAAAGTTAGATGCTTAG GTTGTGGGGGTTCTGGTAACATAATGTGTTCAGACTGTGGAGGACGAGGTCATCTTGCACTTGCTTGA